The proteins below are encoded in one region of Cucurbita pepo subsp. pepo cultivar mu-cu-16 chromosome LG10, ASM280686v2, whole genome shotgun sequence:
- the LOC111803314 gene encoding probable galacturonosyltransferase-like 1, which yields MPRPPPPLIPLLLLLLLFAAAASAASAAALKFKEAPEFYNSPTCISIHSLHDDVLCSDQAVHVAMTLDAAYLRGSMAAILSVLQHSSCPQNIVFHFVSSASTDIKALRFTIANSFPYLRFQIYPFDAAAVSGLISTSIRSALDSPLNYARNYLASLIPHCVKRVVYLDSDLILVDDIAKLAATPLGETAVLAAPEYCNANLTTYFTPTFWANPSLSLTFAGRNACYFNTGVMVIDLQRWRSGDYTTKIVEWMELQKRMRIYELGSLPPFLLVFAGFIAPVDHRWNQHGLGGDNFRGLCRNLHPGPVSLLHWSGKGKPWVRLDSNRACPLDALWAPYDLLQTPFALES from the coding sequence ATGCCCCGCCCTCCGCCGCCGTTGATTCCCCTTctactcctcctcctcctcttcgccgccgccgcctctgCCGCCTCTGCCGCTGCCTTGAAGTTCAAAGAAGCTCCCGAGTTCTACAACTCACCCACCTGCATCTCCATTCATTCTCTCCACGATGACGTCCTCTGTTCCGATCAGGCCGTCCACGTCGCCATGACTCTCGACGCCGCCTATCTCCGGGGATCAATGGCGGCGATTCTTTCCGTTCTTCAACACTCCTCTTGTCCACAGAACATCGTCTTCCATTTCGTTTCCTCTGCCTCCACCGACATCAAAGCCCTACGATTCACTATAGCTAATTCCTTCCCTTACCTGAGATTCCAAATTTACCCATTCGACGCCGCCGCCGTTTCCGGCTTAATTTCCACTTCCATCCGCTCCGCTCTTGATTCCCCTTTGAATTACGCTCGCAATTACTTGGCGTCGTTAATCCCCCACTGCGTCAAACGAGTCGTTTATTTGGACTCTGATTTGATTCTCGTCGACGACATTGCCAAACTCGCTGCTACCCCACTTGGGGAAACCGCCGTCCTCGCCGCGCCGGAGTATTGCAACGCTAATTTGACCACCTATTTCACACCCACCTTCTGGGCCAATCCCTCACTGTCCCTAACCTTCGCCGGACGAAATGCCTGTTACTTCAACACTGGGGTTATGGTCATAGATCTCCAACGGTGGCGCTCCGGCGACTACACCACCAAGATCGTAGAATGGATGGAGCTCCAGAAGCGAATGCGGATCTACGAGCTCGGCTCTCTCCCCCCGTTTCTCCTCGTTTTTGCTGGGTTTATAGCTCCAGTCGACCACCGGTGGAACCAACACGGCCTCGGCGGCGATAATTTCCGGGGACTATGCCGGAATTTACACCCCGGACCTGTGAGTCTCCTGCATTGGAGCGGAAAAGGGAAACCGTGGGTTCGTCTGGATTCGAACAGGGCTTGTCCACTAGACGCTCTTTGGGCTCCGTATGATCTTTTACAGACACCCTTTGCTCTGGAATCTTAG
- the LOC111804207 gene encoding transcription termination factor MTERF5, chloroplastic isoform X5 gives MTVSFLLKDSEIDDGSVNLKVVSPALLTAEKEEAKAVLTLFLKKQGLSNAIAARTINKSDLFINHLLLRLHLIHKSRYLVGRELTTLEIRDALNPYLESLFEEHGTHLVHAVENFPNRSIKEKTTTTVPVSNSTIDTKKLRAVSRVSELGPTGKLRPQILYLMEHGLKLEQIKEITRKFPAFAYYSLEGKIKPVIEFFLDLGVPKSDIPTILNKRPQLCGISLTENLKPTMLFLETLGVDKKQWAKVIYRFPALLTYSKQKVETTTGFLYEMGISEESVGKILTRCPHIISYSVEEKLRPTAEYFHSLGVDVAVLLYRSPQTFGLSIEGNLKPVTQFFLERGYSMEDVGTMISRYGALYTFSLAENIVPKWDFFLTMEYSKSELIKFPQYFGYSLEGRIKPRYAIMKKSGVMLLLNQLLTLSDTDFDTALKKKMNKLVPKN, from the exons ATGACTGTCTCATTCCTACTCAAAG ATTCTGAGATAGATGATGGATCGGTGAACTTAAAGGTTGTATCTCCAGCCCTTCTAACtgctgaaaaagaagaggccAAGGCAGTTTTAaccttatttttaaagaaacaaGGTTTAAGCAATGCAATTGCTGCAAGAACAATAAACAAGTCTGATCTCTTCATCAATCATCTTCTCTTGAGGCTTCATTTGATTCATAAATCTCGGTATCTAGTAG GGCGAGAGTTGACAACACTTGAGATTAGAGATGCTTTGAATCCTTATCTTGAGTCTCTTTTTGAAGAGCATGGGACTCATCTCGTACATGCTGTGGAAAACTTTCCGAATCGTTCTATTAAGGAAAAGACTACTACGACAGTTCCCGTCTCGAATTCAACAATTGACACGAAGAAGCTGAGAGCTGTCTCTCGAGTGAGTGAATTAGGTCCTACTGGAAAGCTTCGACCTCAGATTCTTTACCTGATGGAGCATGGCTTAAAACTTGAGCAAATTAAGGAAATTACTCGCAAATTCCCAGCTTTTGCTTACTACAGCTTGGAGGGGAAAATAAAGCCTGTGATCGAGTTTTTTCTTGATCTTGGGGTGCCAAAATCTGATATCCCTACTATCCTCAACAAGAGGCCACAGTTATGTGGAATTAGTCTGACTGAAAATCTAAAACCAACAATGTTATTCTTAGAAACTTTGGGTGTCGACAAGAAACAATGGGCGAAAGTAATATACCGTTTTCCAGCGCTTCTCACCTACAGCAAACAGAAGGTTGAGACAACTACTGGTTTCCTCTATGAAATGGGAATCTCAGAGGAGAGCGTTGGTAAAATATTGACCCGTTGTCCACACATCATAAGTTACAGTGTGGAGGAAAAGTTAAGGCCCACAGCTGAATATTTTCATTCACTGGGAGTCGATGTTGCTGTCCTTTTGTATCGTTCCCCTCAGACGTTTGGTCTTAGTATCGAGGGCAATTTGAAACCGGTGACGCAGTTTTTCTTGGAGAGGGGCTACAGCATGGAGGATGTTGGAACCATGATCTCAAGATATGGAGCGTTGTATACTTTCAGCTTGGCTGAGAATATAGTGCCAAAATGGGATTTCTTTCTAACCATGGAGTACTCAAAATCAGAGCTAATCAAATTCCCCCAATATTTTGGTTACAGCTTGGAGGGGAGGATTAAACCAAGGTATGCAATTATGAAGAAGAGCGGGGTGATGTTGTTACTGAACCAGTTATTAACATTATCAGATACCGACTTTGACACggcattaaaaaagaaaatgaacaagTTGGTTCCCAAGAATTGA
- the LOC111804207 gene encoding transcription termination factor MTERF5, chloroplastic isoform X3, with the protein MSGVSVIRSARIFFMPNDCLIPTQRVQVSFSRKLFSCRAKFADSEIDDGSVNLKVVSPALLTAEKEEAKAVLTLFLKKQGLSNAIAARTINKSDLFINHLLLRLHLIHKSRYLVGRELTTLEIRDALNPYLESLFEEHGTHLVHAVENFPNRSIKEKTTTTVPVSNSTIDTKKLRAVSRVSELGPTGKLRPQILYLMEHGLKLEQIKEITRKFPAFAYYSLEGKIKPVIEFFLDLGVPKSDIPTILNKRPQLCGISLTENLKPTMLFLETLGVDKKQWAKVIYRFPALLTYSKQKVETTTGFLYEMGISEESVGKILTRCPHIISYSVEEKLRPTAEYFHSLGVDVAVLLYRSPQTFGLSIEGNLKPVTQFFLERGYSMEDVGTMISRYGALYTFSLAENIVPKWDFFLTMEYSKSELIKFPQYFGYSLEGRIKPRYAIMKKSGVMLLLNQLLTLSDTDFDTALKKKMNKLVPKN; encoded by the exons ATGAGTGGTGTCAGTGTTATACGCTCCGCTCGTATCTTCTTCATGCCAAATGACTGTCTCATTCCTACTCAAAG GGTTCAGGTCTCATTCTCAAGGAAACTCTTTTCTTGCCGAGCTAAATTTG CAGATTCTGAGATAGATGATGGATCGGTGAACTTAAAGGTTGTATCTCCAGCCCTTCTAACtgctgaaaaagaagaggccAAGGCAGTTTTAaccttatttttaaagaaacaaGGTTTAAGCAATGCAATTGCTGCAAGAACAATAAACAAGTCTGATCTCTTCATCAATCATCTTCTCTTGAGGCTTCATTTGATTCATAAATCTCGGTATCTAGTAG GGCGAGAGTTGACAACACTTGAGATTAGAGATGCTTTGAATCCTTATCTTGAGTCTCTTTTTGAAGAGCATGGGACTCATCTCGTACATGCTGTGGAAAACTTTCCGAATCGTTCTATTAAGGAAAAGACTACTACGACAGTTCCCGTCTCGAATTCAACAATTGACACGAAGAAGCTGAGAGCTGTCTCTCGAGTGAGTGAATTAGGTCCTACTGGAAAGCTTCGACCTCAGATTCTTTACCTGATGGAGCATGGCTTAAAACTTGAGCAAATTAAGGAAATTACTCGCAAATTCCCAGCTTTTGCTTACTACAGCTTGGAGGGGAAAATAAAGCCTGTGATCGAGTTTTTTCTTGATCTTGGGGTGCCAAAATCTGATATCCCTACTATCCTCAACAAGAGGCCACAGTTATGTGGAATTAGTCTGACTGAAAATCTAAAACCAACAATGTTATTCTTAGAAACTTTGGGTGTCGACAAGAAACAATGGGCGAAAGTAATATACCGTTTTCCAGCGCTTCTCACCTACAGCAAACAGAAGGTTGAGACAACTACTGGTTTCCTCTATGAAATGGGAATCTCAGAGGAGAGCGTTGGTAAAATATTGACCCGTTGTCCACACATCATAAGTTACAGTGTGGAGGAAAAGTTAAGGCCCACAGCTGAATATTTTCATTCACTGGGAGTCGATGTTGCTGTCCTTTTGTATCGTTCCCCTCAGACGTTTGGTCTTAGTATCGAGGGCAATTTGAAACCGGTGACGCAGTTTTTCTTGGAGAGGGGCTACAGCATGGAGGATGTTGGAACCATGATCTCAAGATATGGAGCGTTGTATACTTTCAGCTTGGCTGAGAATATAGTGCCAAAATGGGATTTCTTTCTAACCATGGAGTACTCAAAATCAGAGCTAATCAAATTCCCCCAATATTTTGGTTACAGCTTGGAGGGGAGGATTAAACCAAGGTATGCAATTATGAAGAAGAGCGGGGTGATGTTGTTACTGAACCAGTTATTAACATTATCAGATACCGACTTTGACACggcattaaaaaagaaaatgaacaagTTGGTTCCCAAGAATTGA
- the LOC111804536 gene encoding protein DA1-related 1-like isoform X1, producing the protein MVCVRGNTERSRGEHILGVNGIGRHVKCYARRQVINNGELYLSEYPPYYTNCPTNKEHVKCDICNNFIPDTDGTVRYCKNSFWGQKYCPSHENDGTSSCCSCKRLQASAGMEFILLEDGRRLCPECSSFKIMDINDCQPLILEIQQFFATLNMKLDQKIPLALVASETLNKPSEDKDNTDHHLSGTQGLCSTVRRPIPIVRMMESMGGFSFMDMLKSYPQLVYNREVDAILVLYGLPRLLTGSILAHEMMHAWLHLEGYPNLSKPVEEGICEVVAHMWLKSKINVGSETAMAAASLSSSLQPGRSKKHEQLSEIEKKLGECFIHQIETNKSKDYRNGFKKGIRAVSRYGLKKTLDCIKLYRTFPV; encoded by the exons ATGGTCTGTGTCCGAGGCAACACCGAGAGAAGCAGAGGCGAACATATTTTGGGTGTGAATGGTATTGGTCGCCATGTAAAATGCTATGCTCGCAGACAAGTAATCAATAATGGCGAG TTATACCTGTCTGAATATCCACCTTATTACACAAATTGTCCTACCAATAAGGAACATGTCAAATGCGATATATGCAACAACTTT ATCCCAGATACTGATGGGACTGTTCGCTATTGTAAGAATTCTTTTTGGGGCCAAAAATACTGCCCTTCCCATGAAAATGACGGAACTTCCTCTTGTTGTAGCTGTAAAAGATTACAG GCATCAGCAGGAATGGAGTTCATTTTACTGGAAGATGGAAGGAGATTATGTCCAGAGTGTTCCAGCTTCAAGATCATGGACATCAATGACTGCCAACCTCTTATCCTCGAGATACAACAATTCTTTGCAACTTTAAACATGAAACTAGACCAAAAGATTCCATTGGCGTTGGTCGCAAGTGAGACATTGAACAAGCCCAGTGAAGACAAAGATAAC ACAGATCATCATCTATCCGGAACTCAAGGGTTGTGCTCAACAGTACGGCGCCCCATTCCCATT GTTCGTATGATGGAGAGTATGGGAGGATTCTCATTCATGGACATGCTCAAATCCTATCCTCAACTTGTTTATAACAGGGAAGTTGATGCTATACTCGTTCTATATGGCCTTCCCAG GTTGTTGACAGGATCTATTCTAGCACATGAGATGATGCATGCTTGGCTACACTTAGAAGGTTATCCCAATCTAAGTAAACCAGTTGAAGAAGGTATCTGCGAAGTTGTAGCTCACATGTGGTTGAAATCCAAAATCAATGTGGGGTCTGAAACTGCCATGGCTGCTGCTTCTTTATCTTCCTCCCTGCAACCTGGACGTTCGAAAAAGCACGAGCAACTGAGTGAAATAGAGAAGAAACTCGGAGAATGTTTCATACACCAAAtcgaaacaaataaatcaaaagaCTATAGAAATGGGTTCAAGAAGGGAATCAGGGCAGTTTCTCGGTATGGTTTGAAGAAAACTCTTGATTGCATCAAACTCTATCGAACCTTTCCAGTTTAG
- the LOC111804536 gene encoding protein DA1-related 1-like isoform X2: MVCVRGNTERSRGEHILGVNGIGRHVKCYARRQVINNGELYLSEYPPYYTNCPTNKEHVKCDICNNFIPDTDGTVRYCKNSFWGQKYCPSHENDGTSSCCSCKRLQASAGMEFILLEDGRRLCPECSSFKIMDINDCQPLILEIQQFFATLNMKLDQKIPLALVASETLNKPSEDKDNIIIYPELKGCAQQYGAPFPLLLTGSILAHEMMHAWLHLEGYPNLSKPVEEGICEVVAHMWLKSKINVGSETAMAAASLSSSLQPGRSKKHEQLSEIEKKLGECFIHQIETNKSKDYRNGFKKGIRAVSRYGLKKTLDCIKLYRTFPV; the protein is encoded by the exons ATGGTCTGTGTCCGAGGCAACACCGAGAGAAGCAGAGGCGAACATATTTTGGGTGTGAATGGTATTGGTCGCCATGTAAAATGCTATGCTCGCAGACAAGTAATCAATAATGGCGAG TTATACCTGTCTGAATATCCACCTTATTACACAAATTGTCCTACCAATAAGGAACATGTCAAATGCGATATATGCAACAACTTT ATCCCAGATACTGATGGGACTGTTCGCTATTGTAAGAATTCTTTTTGGGGCCAAAAATACTGCCCTTCCCATGAAAATGACGGAACTTCCTCTTGTTGTAGCTGTAAAAGATTACAG GCATCAGCAGGAATGGAGTTCATTTTACTGGAAGATGGAAGGAGATTATGTCCAGAGTGTTCCAGCTTCAAGATCATGGACATCAATGACTGCCAACCTCTTATCCTCGAGATACAACAATTCTTTGCAACTTTAAACATGAAACTAGACCAAAAGATTCCATTGGCGTTGGTCGCAAGTGAGACATTGAACAAGCCCAGTGAAGACAAAGATAAC ATCATCATCTATCCGGAACTCAAGGGTTGTGCTCAACAGTACGGCGCCCCATTCCCATT GTTGTTGACAGGATCTATTCTAGCACATGAGATGATGCATGCTTGGCTACACTTAGAAGGTTATCCCAATCTAAGTAAACCAGTTGAAGAAGGTATCTGCGAAGTTGTAGCTCACATGTGGTTGAAATCCAAAATCAATGTGGGGTCTGAAACTGCCATGGCTGCTGCTTCTTTATCTTCCTCCCTGCAACCTGGACGTTCGAAAAAGCACGAGCAACTGAGTGAAATAGAGAAGAAACTCGGAGAATGTTTCATACACCAAAtcgaaacaaataaatcaaaagaCTATAGAAATGGGTTCAAGAAGGGAATCAGGGCAGTTTCTCGGTATGGTTTGAAGAAAACTCTTGATTGCATCAAACTCTATCGAACCTTTCCAGTTTAG
- the LOC111804207 gene encoding transcription termination factor MTERF5, chloroplastic isoform X2 — protein sequence MSGVSVIRSARIFFMPNDCLIPTQSFVLYRVQVSFSRKLFSCRAKFDSEIDDGSVNLKVVSPALLTAEKEEAKAVLTLFLKKQGLSNAIAARTINKSDLFINHLLLRLHLIHKSRYLVGRELTTLEIRDALNPYLESLFEEHGTHLVHAVENFPNRSIKEKTTTTVPVSNSTIDTKKLRAVSRVSELGPTGKLRPQILYLMEHGLKLEQIKEITRKFPAFAYYSLEGKIKPVIEFFLDLGVPKSDIPTILNKRPQLCGISLTENLKPTMLFLETLGVDKKQWAKVIYRFPALLTYSKQKVETTTGFLYEMGISEESVGKILTRCPHIISYSVEEKLRPTAEYFHSLGVDVAVLLYRSPQTFGLSIEGNLKPVTQFFLERGYSMEDVGTMISRYGALYTFSLAENIVPKWDFFLTMEYSKSELIKFPQYFGYSLEGRIKPRYAIMKKSGVMLLLNQLLTLSDTDFDTALKKKMNKLVPKN from the exons ATGAGTGGTGTCAGTGTTATACGCTCCGCTCGTATCTTCTTCATGCCAAATGACTGTCTCATTCCTACTCAAAG ttttgttttatatagGGTTCAGGTCTCATTCTCAAGGAAACTCTTTTCTTGCCGAGCTAAATTTG ATTCTGAGATAGATGATGGATCGGTGAACTTAAAGGTTGTATCTCCAGCCCTTCTAACtgctgaaaaagaagaggccAAGGCAGTTTTAaccttatttttaaagaaacaaGGTTTAAGCAATGCAATTGCTGCAAGAACAATAAACAAGTCTGATCTCTTCATCAATCATCTTCTCTTGAGGCTTCATTTGATTCATAAATCTCGGTATCTAGTAG GGCGAGAGTTGACAACACTTGAGATTAGAGATGCTTTGAATCCTTATCTTGAGTCTCTTTTTGAAGAGCATGGGACTCATCTCGTACATGCTGTGGAAAACTTTCCGAATCGTTCTATTAAGGAAAAGACTACTACGACAGTTCCCGTCTCGAATTCAACAATTGACACGAAGAAGCTGAGAGCTGTCTCTCGAGTGAGTGAATTAGGTCCTACTGGAAAGCTTCGACCTCAGATTCTTTACCTGATGGAGCATGGCTTAAAACTTGAGCAAATTAAGGAAATTACTCGCAAATTCCCAGCTTTTGCTTACTACAGCTTGGAGGGGAAAATAAAGCCTGTGATCGAGTTTTTTCTTGATCTTGGGGTGCCAAAATCTGATATCCCTACTATCCTCAACAAGAGGCCACAGTTATGTGGAATTAGTCTGACTGAAAATCTAAAACCAACAATGTTATTCTTAGAAACTTTGGGTGTCGACAAGAAACAATGGGCGAAAGTAATATACCGTTTTCCAGCGCTTCTCACCTACAGCAAACAGAAGGTTGAGACAACTACTGGTTTCCTCTATGAAATGGGAATCTCAGAGGAGAGCGTTGGTAAAATATTGACCCGTTGTCCACACATCATAAGTTACAGTGTGGAGGAAAAGTTAAGGCCCACAGCTGAATATTTTCATTCACTGGGAGTCGATGTTGCTGTCCTTTTGTATCGTTCCCCTCAGACGTTTGGTCTTAGTATCGAGGGCAATTTGAAACCGGTGACGCAGTTTTTCTTGGAGAGGGGCTACAGCATGGAGGATGTTGGAACCATGATCTCAAGATATGGAGCGTTGTATACTTTCAGCTTGGCTGAGAATATAGTGCCAAAATGGGATTTCTTTCTAACCATGGAGTACTCAAAATCAGAGCTAATCAAATTCCCCCAATATTTTGGTTACAGCTTGGAGGGGAGGATTAAACCAAGGTATGCAATTATGAAGAAGAGCGGGGTGATGTTGTTACTGAACCAGTTATTAACATTATCAGATACCGACTTTGACACggcattaaaaaagaaaatgaacaagTTGGTTCCCAAGAATTGA
- the LOC111804207 gene encoding transcription termination factor MTERF5, chloroplastic isoform X4, with protein sequence MSGVSVIRSARIFFMPNDCLIPTQRVQVSFSRKLFSCRAKFDSEIDDGSVNLKVVSPALLTAEKEEAKAVLTLFLKKQGLSNAIAARTINKSDLFINHLLLRLHLIHKSRYLVGRELTTLEIRDALNPYLESLFEEHGTHLVHAVENFPNRSIKEKTTTTVPVSNSTIDTKKLRAVSRVSELGPTGKLRPQILYLMEHGLKLEQIKEITRKFPAFAYYSLEGKIKPVIEFFLDLGVPKSDIPTILNKRPQLCGISLTENLKPTMLFLETLGVDKKQWAKVIYRFPALLTYSKQKVETTTGFLYEMGISEESVGKILTRCPHIISYSVEEKLRPTAEYFHSLGVDVAVLLYRSPQTFGLSIEGNLKPVTQFFLERGYSMEDVGTMISRYGALYTFSLAENIVPKWDFFLTMEYSKSELIKFPQYFGYSLEGRIKPRYAIMKKSGVMLLLNQLLTLSDTDFDTALKKKMNKLVPKN encoded by the exons ATGAGTGGTGTCAGTGTTATACGCTCCGCTCGTATCTTCTTCATGCCAAATGACTGTCTCATTCCTACTCAAAG GGTTCAGGTCTCATTCTCAAGGAAACTCTTTTCTTGCCGAGCTAAATTTG ATTCTGAGATAGATGATGGATCGGTGAACTTAAAGGTTGTATCTCCAGCCCTTCTAACtgctgaaaaagaagaggccAAGGCAGTTTTAaccttatttttaaagaaacaaGGTTTAAGCAATGCAATTGCTGCAAGAACAATAAACAAGTCTGATCTCTTCATCAATCATCTTCTCTTGAGGCTTCATTTGATTCATAAATCTCGGTATCTAGTAG GGCGAGAGTTGACAACACTTGAGATTAGAGATGCTTTGAATCCTTATCTTGAGTCTCTTTTTGAAGAGCATGGGACTCATCTCGTACATGCTGTGGAAAACTTTCCGAATCGTTCTATTAAGGAAAAGACTACTACGACAGTTCCCGTCTCGAATTCAACAATTGACACGAAGAAGCTGAGAGCTGTCTCTCGAGTGAGTGAATTAGGTCCTACTGGAAAGCTTCGACCTCAGATTCTTTACCTGATGGAGCATGGCTTAAAACTTGAGCAAATTAAGGAAATTACTCGCAAATTCCCAGCTTTTGCTTACTACAGCTTGGAGGGGAAAATAAAGCCTGTGATCGAGTTTTTTCTTGATCTTGGGGTGCCAAAATCTGATATCCCTACTATCCTCAACAAGAGGCCACAGTTATGTGGAATTAGTCTGACTGAAAATCTAAAACCAACAATGTTATTCTTAGAAACTTTGGGTGTCGACAAGAAACAATGGGCGAAAGTAATATACCGTTTTCCAGCGCTTCTCACCTACAGCAAACAGAAGGTTGAGACAACTACTGGTTTCCTCTATGAAATGGGAATCTCAGAGGAGAGCGTTGGTAAAATATTGACCCGTTGTCCACACATCATAAGTTACAGTGTGGAGGAAAAGTTAAGGCCCACAGCTGAATATTTTCATTCACTGGGAGTCGATGTTGCTGTCCTTTTGTATCGTTCCCCTCAGACGTTTGGTCTTAGTATCGAGGGCAATTTGAAACCGGTGACGCAGTTTTTCTTGGAGAGGGGCTACAGCATGGAGGATGTTGGAACCATGATCTCAAGATATGGAGCGTTGTATACTTTCAGCTTGGCTGAGAATATAGTGCCAAAATGGGATTTCTTTCTAACCATGGAGTACTCAAAATCAGAGCTAATCAAATTCCCCCAATATTTTGGTTACAGCTTGGAGGGGAGGATTAAACCAAGGTATGCAATTATGAAGAAGAGCGGGGTGATGTTGTTACTGAACCAGTTATTAACATTATCAGATACCGACTTTGACACggcattaaaaaagaaaatgaacaagTTGGTTCCCAAGAATTGA
- the LOC111804207 gene encoding transcription termination factor MTERF5, chloroplastic isoform X1 yields the protein MSGVSVIRSARIFFMPNDCLIPTQSFVLYRVQVSFSRKLFSCRAKFADSEIDDGSVNLKVVSPALLTAEKEEAKAVLTLFLKKQGLSNAIAARTINKSDLFINHLLLRLHLIHKSRYLVGRELTTLEIRDALNPYLESLFEEHGTHLVHAVENFPNRSIKEKTTTTVPVSNSTIDTKKLRAVSRVSELGPTGKLRPQILYLMEHGLKLEQIKEITRKFPAFAYYSLEGKIKPVIEFFLDLGVPKSDIPTILNKRPQLCGISLTENLKPTMLFLETLGVDKKQWAKVIYRFPALLTYSKQKVETTTGFLYEMGISEESVGKILTRCPHIISYSVEEKLRPTAEYFHSLGVDVAVLLYRSPQTFGLSIEGNLKPVTQFFLERGYSMEDVGTMISRYGALYTFSLAENIVPKWDFFLTMEYSKSELIKFPQYFGYSLEGRIKPRYAIMKKSGVMLLLNQLLTLSDTDFDTALKKKMNKLVPKN from the exons ATGAGTGGTGTCAGTGTTATACGCTCCGCTCGTATCTTCTTCATGCCAAATGACTGTCTCATTCCTACTCAAAG ttttgttttatatagGGTTCAGGTCTCATTCTCAAGGAAACTCTTTTCTTGCCGAGCTAAATTTG CAGATTCTGAGATAGATGATGGATCGGTGAACTTAAAGGTTGTATCTCCAGCCCTTCTAACtgctgaaaaagaagaggccAAGGCAGTTTTAaccttatttttaaagaaacaaGGTTTAAGCAATGCAATTGCTGCAAGAACAATAAACAAGTCTGATCTCTTCATCAATCATCTTCTCTTGAGGCTTCATTTGATTCATAAATCTCGGTATCTAGTAG GGCGAGAGTTGACAACACTTGAGATTAGAGATGCTTTGAATCCTTATCTTGAGTCTCTTTTTGAAGAGCATGGGACTCATCTCGTACATGCTGTGGAAAACTTTCCGAATCGTTCTATTAAGGAAAAGACTACTACGACAGTTCCCGTCTCGAATTCAACAATTGACACGAAGAAGCTGAGAGCTGTCTCTCGAGTGAGTGAATTAGGTCCTACTGGAAAGCTTCGACCTCAGATTCTTTACCTGATGGAGCATGGCTTAAAACTTGAGCAAATTAAGGAAATTACTCGCAAATTCCCAGCTTTTGCTTACTACAGCTTGGAGGGGAAAATAAAGCCTGTGATCGAGTTTTTTCTTGATCTTGGGGTGCCAAAATCTGATATCCCTACTATCCTCAACAAGAGGCCACAGTTATGTGGAATTAGTCTGACTGAAAATCTAAAACCAACAATGTTATTCTTAGAAACTTTGGGTGTCGACAAGAAACAATGGGCGAAAGTAATATACCGTTTTCCAGCGCTTCTCACCTACAGCAAACAGAAGGTTGAGACAACTACTGGTTTCCTCTATGAAATGGGAATCTCAGAGGAGAGCGTTGGTAAAATATTGACCCGTTGTCCACACATCATAAGTTACAGTGTGGAGGAAAAGTTAAGGCCCACAGCTGAATATTTTCATTCACTGGGAGTCGATGTTGCTGTCCTTTTGTATCGTTCCCCTCAGACGTTTGGTCTTAGTATCGAGGGCAATTTGAAACCGGTGACGCAGTTTTTCTTGGAGAGGGGCTACAGCATGGAGGATGTTGGAACCATGATCTCAAGATATGGAGCGTTGTATACTTTCAGCTTGGCTGAGAATATAGTGCCAAAATGGGATTTCTTTCTAACCATGGAGTACTCAAAATCAGAGCTAATCAAATTCCCCCAATATTTTGGTTACAGCTTGGAGGGGAGGATTAAACCAAGGTATGCAATTATGAAGAAGAGCGGGGTGATGTTGTTACTGAACCAGTTATTAACATTATCAGATACCGACTTTGACACggcattaaaaaagaaaatgaacaagTTGGTTCCCAAGAATTGA